The proteins below come from a single Biomphalaria glabrata chromosome 10, xgBioGlab47.1, whole genome shotgun sequence genomic window:
- the LOC106068669 gene encoding protein ILRUN-like: MDVDIDDFDGKLLDQFRSLGTTDRDVLIAQFQSLLGNKLNRESCAFFLDMNNWNLQNAVCSYYDFEQPSNSLPRMSFVADVTVGDGEAVAPNTIFFKTWRIKNSGIDRWPPGCHLRFCNGDNLSMIERRMVDALGPGQTVDIDVEMKSPSRVGMYQSQWKMCTATGMYFGDVIYVETNVAEGGLLGITQQLARIGQQNHSNSNNIMFQSSDASQNVLSLDSRHHQIIPFTGISFNTNSGSSADLSSSSTNEDDLDMS; encoded by the exons ATGGATGTCGACATAGATGATTTCGATGGGAAGCTGCTGGATCAGTTTCGGTCCTTGGGCACCACCGATCGCGATGTTCTCATCGCTCAGTTTCAGTCCCTTCTAGGCAACAAGCTGAACCGTGAATCATGTGCATTCTTTTTGGACATGAATAATTG GAACCTGCAAAATGCAGTGTGCTCCTACTATGATTTTGAGCAGCCATCCAATTCCTTACCTCGTATGTCATTTGTGGCTGATGTGACAGTTGGTGATGGAGAAGCAGTGGCTCCAAACACAATTTTCTTCAAAACCTGGAGGATCAAAAATTCAG gTATCGACCGCTGGCCTCCGGGATGTCATCTACGATTCTGTAATGGAGATAATCTAAGCATGATTGAAAGGCGAATGGTTGATGCATTGGGTCCTGGCCAGACTGTAGATATAGATGTAGAGATGAAATCACCATCTAGAGTTGGGATGTATCAAAGTCAGTGGAAGATGTGCACAGCAACAGGGATGTATTTTGGTG ATGTAATTTATGTTGAAACAAATGTGGCTGAAGGTGGACTTTTAGGAATCACCCAGCAGTTGGCAAGAATTGGACAACAAAATCATTCTAACAGCAATAACATTATGTTCCAGTCATCTGATGCAAGTCAAAATGTTCTCTCCCTTGATTCCAGACACCACCAGATTATTCCATTTACTGGTATCTCGTTTAATACT AATTCAGGATCCAGCGCTGATCTCAGCTCATCATCTACTAATGAGGACGATCTGGATATGTCCTAG